In a single window of the Acetivibrio clariflavus DSM 19732 genome:
- a CDS encoding McrC family protein, with protein sequence MANTINLKEWSIIFEEGAELSDVDARNTAQALKEKGIIEITEQKNGIFVESNSYVGSIKIGNIQINVSPKIEGIPLYTLLRYAYGLRDLKLFNISEHSIGNFSFFDLLIYELYAEAEDLLRRGIHKSYEKKEEDLFSPRGKIDMNRLCTQGGLSKNKLPCRYFNREGNNVLNRTLLAGLKLGLKLVVDIELKAKLQRLCSIMEEEVDDIILTRGNLQLAKNSINRLNDRYSAVLEVINILYESQGIQLEDESRCINLRGYFFDMNAFFEKLVGKLLKDCVKEYVVKDQFSLHDMFMYTPGFNPRRRESPTPRPDFALLQGGKVEKLLDTKYRDLWENNLTRDMLYQLAIYAVSGIGDKTATIIYPAVSDEPTVQKIDVKNPVTNTKMASIILKPINLVKVAGLLSKDRNELVEYVREIID encoded by the coding sequence ATGGCAAATACTATTAATTTAAAAGAATGGAGTATTATTTTCGAAGAAGGTGCTGAGCTCTCCGACGTTGATGCCCGCAATACTGCACAAGCACTTAAAGAAAAGGGAATCATTGAAATTACGGAGCAAAAGAACGGAATATTTGTCGAAAGCAATTCTTATGTAGGTAGTATAAAAATAGGCAATATTCAGATAAATGTAAGTCCTAAAATAGAGGGAATTCCACTGTACACGTTATTAAGATATGCCTATGGATTGAGAGATTTGAAATTATTTAATATTTCTGAACATTCAATAGGTAATTTTTCATTTTTTGATTTGCTCATTTATGAGCTGTATGCTGAAGCCGAGGATTTACTGCGAAGAGGTATTCACAAAAGCTATGAGAAGAAGGAGGAAGATTTATTCTCACCCCGAGGCAAAATTGATATGAACAGGCTTTGCACTCAGGGAGGACTATCAAAGAATAAACTGCCTTGCAGGTACTTTAACAGAGAAGGAAACAATGTTTTAAACAGAACTTTGCTGGCAGGCTTGAAATTAGGTTTGAAACTGGTCGTAGATATTGAATTGAAAGCAAAACTTCAAAGACTTTGTTCCATTATGGAAGAGGAAGTTGATGACATTATTTTGACAAGGGGAAATCTTCAGCTTGCCAAAAACAGTATTAACAGATTGAACGACAGGTATTCTGCAGTCCTTGAAGTAATAAATATCTTATATGAATCTCAAGGTATTCAATTGGAGGATGAATCACGCTGTATTAATTTACGGGGATATTTTTTTGACATGAATGCTTTCTTTGAAAAACTAGTGGGAAAATTGCTTAAAGATTGTGTCAAGGAATATGTGGTGAAGGATCAATTCAGTCTTCATGATATGTTCATGTATACTCCGGGATTTAATCCACGCCGCAGAGAGTCACCAACGCCAAGGCCGGATTTTGCGCTTTTACAAGGCGGAAAAGTAGAAAAATTGCTGGACACTAAATATAGGGATTTGTGGGAAAATAATTTGACCAGGGATATGTTATATCAGTTGGCCATATATGCTGTTAGCGGAATCGGCGACAAGACTGCCACAATAATATATCCGGCTGTCAGTGACGAGCCTACGGTGCAAAAGATTGATGTTAAAAATCCTGTTACAAATACAAAAATGGCAAGTATAATATTAAAGCCAATAAATCTTGTTAAGGTTGCAGGTTTACTTTCTAAGGACAGGAATGAGTTGGTGGAGTATGTGAGGGAAATAATTGATTAA
- a CDS encoding DUF2975 domain-containing protein: protein MKDKKAESVKKRTFGDMICSFVIAAVSILVFITELWNYYSADGAYPQHITHGIYALFVFGFTLITGLILLEVRKTGKPFSKKIINKLRSLAVLVILAGLLPDAAASIINGIFNGTINQVGIELVFSGKNVIIAIVGVVIGIVSEIFIYGYELQDDMDSIA from the coding sequence ATGAAAGACAAAAAGGCAGAAAGTGTGAAAAAGAGAACATTTGGTGATATGATATGTAGTTTTGTTATAGCTGCAGTTTCAATACTTGTTTTTATCACAGAGCTTTGGAACTATTATTCCGCTGATGGTGCATACCCGCAACATATTACACATGGAATATATGCGCTCTTTGTTTTTGGATTTACTTTAATTACCGGATTGATACTTCTTGAAGTAAGGAAAACGGGCAAGCCATTCTCTAAAAAGATAATTAATAAACTTCGCAGTTTAGCCGTCCTGGTAATTTTGGCAGGTCTACTTCCGGATGCTGCAGCGTCGATTATTAATGGTATATTTAATGGTACAATTAATCAGGTTGGCATTGAATTAGTATTTTCAGGAAAGAATGTTATTATTGCAATTGTAGGTGTCGTTATTGGTATTGTCTCAGAAATATTTATATACGGATATGAGCTTCAGGATGATATGGATTCAATAGCATAG
- a CDS encoding amino acid ABC transporter ATP-binding protein, with product MAILEVNGIEKSFGNIKVLKNIDFSLEKGEVMAIIGSSGSGKTTLLRCLNFLERPDKGRIIVNNEVIFDAMDPATQKESELRRKRLHFGLVFQNFNLFPQYTVLRNVTLAAELLAKKSPDFKQNKKEIIKKIYDRGKMLLSQVGLSDKLDCYPHMISGGQQQRVAIARALALEPDILCFDEPTSALDPELTGEVLKVIKGLAERRTTMIIVTHEMDFARDVADRVIFMDGGVIVEQDSPQELFGNPKEERTKQFLAGYKSI from the coding sequence TTGGCTATTTTAGAGGTAAATGGGATTGAGAAAAGTTTCGGGAATATCAAGGTATTGAAAAATATTGATTTTTCTTTGGAAAAAGGAGAGGTAATGGCTATTATCGGTTCTTCCGGGAGCGGAAAGACCACATTGCTGCGGTGCCTCAATTTTTTGGAACGACCGGATAAAGGAAGAATCATTGTTAATAATGAAGTGATTTTTGATGCAATGGATCCCGCCACTCAAAAGGAAAGTGAATTGAGGAGAAAGCGCTTGCATTTCGGCTTGGTTTTTCAAAATTTTAACCTTTTTCCTCAATATACAGTTCTTAGAAATGTCACATTGGCAGCAGAGTTATTAGCCAAAAAAAGTCCTGACTTCAAACAGAACAAAAAAGAAATCATAAAAAAGATATATGACCGTGGGAAGATGCTTCTTTCCCAAGTCGGACTGTCGGATAAATTGGACTGCTATCCTCATATGATATCCGGAGGACAGCAGCAACGTGTAGCTATTGCACGAGCATTAGCTCTTGAGCCGGACATTTTGTGTTTTGATGAGCCTACTTCTGCCTTAGATCCCGAACTTACCGGTGAAGTACTGAAGGTAATTAAGGGATTGGCAGAGCGCAGAACTACTATGATTATTGTTACTCATGAGATGGATTTTGCCCGGGATGTGGCAGATCGTGTTATCTTTATGGATGGCGGAGTAATTGTCGAACAAGATTCTCCTCAGGAATTGTTTGGAAATCCCAAAGAAGAGAGAACTAAGCAGTTTTTGGCCGGTTATAAAAGTATTTAA
- a CDS encoding nitroreductase family protein, translating into MKNEYIAKRKSVRKFDATPFSDELLAAIKDKIKAVRPLFPDIAYSVEVIEDKNPSKHNPPYYLFFSSEEKDGCYENIGFIGQQLSLYLTSIGVGSYFRMKKPNLDSKSNLTYVICMPFGRPAEPLFRESFEFKRKKLSEICEGYDIRIEAARLAPSAFNGQNWYFVAKSGRIHCYRKKPNFFMGVIKDKLTCIDMGIALCHICEESETFSYRKLDTAPEKKGYIYMGTVI; encoded by the coding sequence ATGAAGAACGAGTATATTGCCAAGAGAAAATCGGTTAGAAAATTTGATGCTACACCTTTTTCTGATGAACTGCTTGCAGCGATTAAAGATAAGATCAAGGCTGTCAGACCTTTGTTTCCTGATATAGCTTATTCTGTTGAAGTTATTGAGGATAAAAATCCTTCAAAACATAATCCCCCCTATTATCTGTTTTTTAGCAGTGAGGAAAAGGACGGTTGTTACGAAAATATCGGATTTATCGGTCAACAGTTGAGTCTTTATTTAACCAGTATTGGTGTGGGTTCTTATTTTAGAATGAAAAAACCGAATTTGGATTCAAAAAGCAATTTGACTTATGTCATTTGCATGCCTTTTGGAAGACCTGCAGAGCCATTGTTCAGAGAATCGTTTGAGTTTAAAAGGAAAAAGTTGTCTGAGATCTGTGAAGGTTACGATATTCGTATTGAAGCTGCACGGCTTGCACCTAGTGCATTTAATGGGCAAAACTGGTATTTTGTCGCGAAAAGCGGCCGCATTCACTGCTACCGTAAAAAGCCTAATTTCTTTATGGGGGTTATAAAGGACAAACTTACTTGTATTGATATGGGTATAGCACTGTGCCATATTTGTGAAGAAAGCGAGACATTCAGCTATCGGAAGCTGGATACCGCTCCCGAGAAAAAAGGATATATTTATATGGGAACGGTCATATAA
- a CDS encoding methylated-DNA--[protein]-cysteine S-methyltransferase yields MTYKYYYKTPDGFSDLLMTSDGEYLTGLWFEGSRGLSKNFADYEEKLLSVFEDTVEWLDIYFSGKNPDFIPKYKIENLTDFRREVIDMLLEIPFGETKTYGEIAKVIAKKRGMAKMSSRAVGGAVGWNPICIIIPCHRVVGANSSLTGYGGGINNKVALLRHENNDMSKFTIPKKGTAL; encoded by the coding sequence ATGACTTATAAATATTATTATAAAACACCGGATGGTTTTTCCGACCTGTTAATGACCAGTGATGGTGAATACCTTACCGGCCTGTGGTTTGAAGGCTCAAGAGGCTTATCGAAAAATTTTGCTGATTATGAAGAAAAACTTCTTTCGGTATTTGAGGATACCGTAGAATGGCTTGATATTTATTTCAGCGGCAAGAATCCCGATTTTATTCCGAAATATAAAATTGAGAACCTTACTGATTTTAGGCGGGAAGTAATCGACATGCTGCTTGAAATACCTTTTGGTGAGACAAAGACCTATGGTGAAATTGCTAAAGTAATAGCGAAAAAGCGCGGCATGGCAAAAATGTCATCCCGTGCTGTTGGCGGAGCTGTAGGATGGAATCCTATTTGCATTATTATACCTTGTCATAGGGTTGTAGGAGCTAACAGTTCACTTACAGGCTATGGCGGTGGAATAAACAATAAGGTTGCTTTACTGAGACACGAAAATAACGATATGAGTAAATTTACTATTCCTAAAAAAGGTACTGCTTTATGA
- a CDS encoding amino acid ABC transporter permease, with product MNEILVIIGRLSESFMLNCKLFILTLLFALPLGMLIAFGSMSRFRPLQWLTRTFVWIIRGTPLMLQLIIIFYGPGLLNMPFSWPSGQSGRFVAATVAFVINYACYFSEIYRGGIESIPVGQYEAGQVLGMTKKQIFFHVTLLQVIKRIVPPIGNEVITLVKDTSLARIIANKEIIMMAGEYSNKGLIWPLFATGIYFLVFVGILTILLNWVEKKLSYFRV from the coding sequence ATGAATGAGATTCTTGTGATTATTGGTAGACTGTCTGAGAGCTTCATGCTAAATTGCAAGCTTTTTATATTGACACTTTTATTCGCACTGCCTTTGGGAATGTTGATTGCTTTTGGATCAATGAGCCGTTTTCGACCTCTTCAGTGGTTGACACGAACTTTTGTCTGGATAATACGAGGAACTCCGTTGATGCTGCAGCTTATAATAATTTTTTACGGGCCCGGACTTTTAAATATGCCTTTTTCCTGGCCGAGCGGCCAATCAGGCCGTTTTGTTGCTGCAACTGTTGCTTTTGTAATTAACTATGCCTGTTATTTTTCAGAAATCTATCGAGGCGGTATTGAGAGTATACCGGTAGGGCAATATGAGGCAGGTCAGGTCTTGGGTATGACAAAAAAGCAGATTTTTTTCCATGTAACACTGCTTCAGGTGATTAAGCGCATTGTTCCTCCCATTGGCAATGAAGTGATTACATTGGTAAAGGATACTTCCCTTGCCAGAATCATTGCAAATAAGGAGATCATTATGATGGCAGGAGAGTACAGCAATAAAGGACTTATTTGGCCTTTGTTTGCCACAGGCATATACTTCCTTGTTTTTGTAGGGATTTTAACCATACTGCTTAATTGGGTAGAAAAGAAACTGAGCTATTTCCGTGTTTGA
- a CDS encoding amino acid ABC transporter substrate-binding protein: protein MRKLKMKKLMALFLTLAMILALGACGTKRTNKSQDESDLSYVKSKGRLIIGYTNYAPMNYTDENGVFTGFDTELATLTCEKLGLEPQFVEINWDTKEDELNAKSIDCIWNGLTIDDDRKATMEITDPYVKNAQVVLVKEGTAYNGTESLIGKTVVAEQSSAGEKTVKADDNLKQANYIPKNLQTECLMELKAGTADAAVLDLTLAKTMTGKGTSYEDIIIVDYLAEEDYGVAFRKGSDICAEVNRIFGEFVADGTMAALAEKYGLEPAE from the coding sequence ATGAGGAAATTAAAAATGAAAAAATTAATGGCATTGTTTTTAACACTGGCCATGATTCTTGCATTGGGAGCTTGTGGTACCAAGAGAACTAATAAATCTCAAGATGAAAGTGATTTGAGCTATGTTAAAAGTAAGGGTAGACTGATCATTGGCTACACAAATTATGCGCCTATGAATTATACCGATGAAAATGGTGTTTTTACAGGTTTTGACACTGAGTTGGCAACTTTAACGTGTGAGAAGCTTGGCCTTGAACCTCAGTTTGTTGAGATCAACTGGGATACCAAGGAAGATGAACTAAATGCAAAGTCTATTGACTGTATTTGGAATGGACTGACAATTGATGATGATCGAAAAGCAACTATGGAAATTACCGATCCTTATGTAAAGAATGCTCAGGTAGTTTTGGTTAAGGAAGGAACTGCTTATAACGGAACAGAATCCCTGATAGGAAAGACTGTAGTGGCTGAACAGAGTTCTGCGGGAGAAAAAACTGTTAAGGCGGATGATAACCTTAAACAGGCAAACTATATTCCAAAGAACTTGCAAACAGAATGCTTGATGGAGTTGAAAGCGGGTACCGCTGATGCAGCAGTCTTAGACTTGACTTTGGCAAAAACAATGACCGGTAAAGGCACTAGCTATGAAGATATTATTATCGTAGATTACTTAGCTGAGGAGGATTATGGAGTTGCCTTCCGCAAAGGTTCTGATATTTGTGCAGAAGTGAATAGGATTTTTGGTGAATTTGTTGCTGACGGTACAATGGCCGCTTTGGCTGAGAAATATGGACTGGAACCGGCTGAATAG
- a CDS encoding flavodoxin family protein has translation MKVAIAYYSRHHGNTKKLLDAIKEMGNVKLIDVVECNKEDLSEYEIVGFASGIYFGKFSEKVMEFARNNLPEKKKVFLINTYGIKVSNYTKDMEKVIEKKGCKLLGTYGCRGFDTFGPLKLIGGIAKGHPNENDIKGVIEFFRRIIEK, from the coding sequence ATGAAAGTGGCTATTGCATACTATTCCCGGCACCATGGGAATACAAAAAAGCTTTTGGATGCCATAAAAGAAATGGGTAATGTAAAACTAATCGATGTGGTTGAATGTAATAAGGAAGACTTATCTGAATACGAAATAGTGGGTTTTGCATCAGGTATATATTTTGGCAAATTCAGCGAGAAGGTTATGGAGTTTGCCAGAAACAATCTTCCGGAAAAAAAGAAAGTTTTTTTAATAAATACCTATGGCATAAAAGTAAGTAATTATACAAAAGATATGGAAAAAGTTATCGAGAAGAAAGGTTGTAAATTGCTCGGAACATATGGATGCAGAGGGTTTGACACCTTTGGTCCATTAAAGTTAATCGGCGGAATTGCGAAAGGACATCCTAATGAAAATGATATAAAAGGCGTGATAGAATTCTTCAGGAGGATTATCGAAAAATGA
- a CDS encoding cysteine ABC transporter substrate-binding protein, protein MIKIKRVVQLFLIAVLAIGLLAGCSSKSEDTSAPEAKGSIAEIKKRGKIRIGVFSDKNPFGYVDENGENQGFDVYIARRFAKDLLGDESKVEFVLVDAASRVAFLESNKVDIIMANFTVTEERKQKVDFANPYMKVYLGIVSPESAPITSVEQLRGKKAIVAKGTTAETYLTKNYPDIEQLKFEQYTEIFEALKDGRGDAIVNDNTEVIAWAKQNPGFVVGVPSLGGQDTIAPAVKKGNKELLDWINNELAALGEEKFISKAYDETLAHIYGEEFKDNIVIEGGKLE, encoded by the coding sequence ATGATAAAAATCAAAAGAGTTGTTCAATTGTTTCTGATTGCAGTATTAGCAATAGGGCTTCTTGCAGGCTGCAGCAGCAAAAGCGAGGATACAAGTGCGCCGGAAGCTAAGGGTTCTATAGCTGAAATTAAAAAGCGGGGTAAAATTAGAATTGGTGTGTTCAGTGATAAAAATCCCTTCGGTTATGTTGATGAAAATGGCGAAAATCAGGGCTTCGATGTGTATATTGCCAGAAGATTTGCGAAAGATCTTTTAGGAGACGAATCCAAGGTTGAATTTGTTTTGGTGGATGCAGCAAGCAGAGTGGCTTTCCTGGAATCAAATAAGGTTGATATAATAATGGCTAATTTTACAGTTACAGAGGAAAGAAAGCAAAAGGTAGATTTTGCTAATCCATATATGAAGGTTTACCTTGGAATAGTTTCTCCGGAGAGTGCTCCCATTACCTCGGTTGAACAGTTGAGAGGTAAAAAAGCTATTGTTGCCAAAGGAACAACTGCTGAAACTTATTTGACCAAAAATTATCCCGATATTGAACAATTAAAGTTTGAACAGTATACCGAAATATTTGAAGCATTAAAGGATGGACGCGGTGATGCCATAGTTAACGATAATACAGAAGTGATTGCATGGGCGAAACAGAATCCCGGATTTGTAGTTGGTGTACCTTCATTGGGCGGACAGGATACAATAGCACCCGCTGTTAAGAAGGGGAATAAGGAACTCCTCGATTGGATTAACAATGAACTTGCAGCTCTTGGTGAGGAAAAGTTTATTAGTAAGGCATATGATGAAACACTTGCGCACATATACGGAGAAGAGTTCAAAGATAATATTGTAATTGAAGGAGGAAAATTGGAGTAG
- a CDS encoding amino acid ABC transporter permease has product MQSLGISVLFKGMNMQRLFQGLMVTVRIAFISIIFGSLLGIVLGVIWTSKSKWIRSACRLYLELFRIIPILVWLFIMYFGVTTALNIDLSGETVSVIVFTLWGAAEMGDIVRGALESLPKHQIESGKALGFSFWDLYRYILIPQAVRRMLPGSINLATRMIKTTSLVVLIGVIDVTKVGQQIIELSRLEVPTASFWVYGFVFILYFIICYPLSRLSRVLENKWNG; this is encoded by the coding sequence ATGCAGAGTTTGGGAATTAGTGTTCTTTTTAAGGGAATGAATATGCAGCGTCTGTTTCAAGGATTGATGGTGACAGTAAGGATTGCGTTCATCTCAATTATTTTCGGTTCGCTGCTGGGTATAGTTTTAGGTGTAATCTGGACTTCGAAGTCAAAATGGATACGGTCGGCTTGTCGATTATATTTAGAATTGTTCAGAATAATACCCATTCTTGTTTGGTTGTTTATTATGTATTTTGGTGTTACCACTGCTTTGAATATAGATTTAAGCGGTGAAACTGTTTCTGTTATTGTATTCACCCTTTGGGGTGCTGCCGAGATGGGAGACATCGTAAGAGGTGCATTGGAATCATTGCCAAAGCATCAGATTGAATCAGGAAAAGCTTTAGGATTTAGCTTTTGGGACCTTTACCGATATATTCTCATACCTCAGGCTGTAAGGAGAATGCTTCCAGGTTCAATAAATTTAGCTACAAGAATGATAAAGACTACCTCATTAGTAGTTTTAATAGGGGTTATAGATGTTACAAAGGTAGGACAGCAGATAATAGAGCTTTCCCGATTAGAAGTACCTACAGCGTCTTTTTGGGTATATGGTTTTGTATTTATATTGTACTTTATAATTTGTTATCCTCTTTCAAGGTTATCCAGGGTACTGGAAAACAAATGGAATGGTTAG
- a CDS encoding helix-turn-helix domain-containing protein produces the protein MSIIVRLDRMMADRKMSLNELADKVGMTNVNLSNLKNGKMKGIRFETMNAICKALNCQPGDLFEYKED, from the coding sequence ATGTCTATAATAGTTAGGCTCGATCGAATGATGGCAGATAGAAAAATGTCTCTAAATGAACTGGCTGACAAAGTTGGAATGACCAATGTAAATCTTTCCAACTTGAAAAATGGGAAAATGAAAGGCATACGATTTGAAACCATGAATGCTATATGTAAAGCATTGAATTGCCAGCCAGGTGATCTGTTTGAATATAAGGAGGATTGA
- a CDS encoding amino acid ABC transporter ATP-binding protein: protein MEWLGVSIVDRKTDEVLLEIKGLYKKYDETTVLEDINLSIKKGEIVVVLGPSGCGKSTLLRCLNGLEKIQKGDIRFHNKSIVNNDVNWQEIRQRIGMVFQNYELFPHMTVIENIILGPIKVQKRKKSEVMEQARQLLDRVGLLDRQNSYPRQLSGGQKQRIAIVRALCMNPEIMLFDEVTASLDPEMVREVLDVILGLAKQGMTMVIVTHEMSFARAVADKIVFIDKGRICEISEPQEFFEKPKTGRAQQFLNIFQY, encoded by the coding sequence ATGGAATGGTTAGGGGTGTCAATCGTGGATAGGAAAACTGATGAAGTATTACTGGAAATAAAGGGCTTGTATAAGAAATATGATGAAACAACGGTCCTGGAGGACATTAATTTAAGCATAAAGAAGGGCGAAATTGTTGTTGTTTTAGGGCCTTCAGGCTGTGGAAAAAGCACTCTTTTAAGGTGTCTCAATGGCCTGGAAAAAATACAGAAAGGTGATATAAGATTCCACAACAAAAGCATTGTCAATAATGATGTAAACTGGCAGGAAATCCGCCAGCGTATAGGCATGGTATTTCAAAACTATGAATTGTTCCCGCACATGACAGTTATTGAAAATATAATCTTAGGCCCTATAAAAGTGCAAAAAAGAAAGAAAAGCGAGGTGATGGAACAGGCAAGGCAGCTATTGGACAGGGTAGGTTTACTGGACCGACAGAATTCATACCCCCGTCAGCTTTCCGGAGGGCAGAAGCAGAGGATAGCAATAGTAAGGGCTTTATGTATGAATCCTGAAATAATGTTATTTGATGAGGTTACAGCATCTCTTGATCCTGAAATGGTAAGAGAGGTTTTGGATGTAATATTGGGACTTGCAAAACAGGGTATGACAATGGTTATTGTAACTCATGAGATGTCCTTTGCTCGAGCTGTTGCCGACAAGATAGTGTTCATTGATAAAGGCAGGATCTGCGAAATATCAGAACCTCAAGAGTTTTTTGAAAAACCGAAGACTGGACGTGCTCAGCAATTTTTAAATATATTTCAATATTAA
- a CDS encoding AAA family ATPase, translated as MGNIQFKKLDIVLDKIKQTCEKLLLNNKLPTREQLGQGYKLFLQKFGPDVLKGLDGELLLNTLFHIGNRDGLAYWLEFKNDEEFRTFDYGSISGGSAFKYVMFKRNLDNEWVTGNPKNQRVLSLNEAVSLARELRDILIYGSDVIRQFSGSNIDIDDYKELQKKFDENMKHNMNRLAWVHKYYHMIYPDVIDDFHSAKFQRHGLIYCGIVPTKEDNLYEMAGYFRLIADKCKLPVNYVTAAINELSGPPVNYFRIGTGDNNENYWSDMRSNSYVAIGWSELGDLNSYSQSENMRNEIQERLISLYKYNNTTASVKAGEIVRFYKGIEIGDIVVAVSGERVYGIGKVTGNYEYIKDRRYSHCKSVNWLRIFNEPVKLPKPGAGKLTTCFTYKDIENIMEINRLISEKEVKGEESKELLPPLMGVIADIEKVLIRKKQLILYGPPGTGKTYYAEKACCELASRNIFRKPFSSLSEDEKKTILGDGRTDGVVRMCCFHPSYGYEDFIEGIKPRVYDNQTVFEIREGIFKKICSDALKKPNVNFYLIIDEINRGDISRIFGELIMLIEKGKRGKQVLLPLSNESFAVPKNVYIIGTMNTADRSIALLDVALRRRFGFIELMPDYTLFEGVELNGLPLGGWLKELNSRICEYIGKDARNLQIGHSYFLEGEKPITAPDKFKQIVKEDIIPLIEEYCYGDYSMISKILGEGMVDVKNQTIKFELFNTRDISDLVTALLSPCPTLRAETKSHDDSNIDEESETNDSSNGVE; from the coding sequence TTGGGAAATATACAATTCAAAAAGTTGGATATTGTACTTGACAAAATAAAACAGACCTGTGAAAAACTTTTGTTGAATAATAAACTTCCGACAAGGGAGCAGTTAGGACAAGGGTATAAATTGTTTTTGCAGAAATTCGGTCCCGATGTGCTAAAAGGACTTGATGGCGAACTGCTTTTAAACACTTTGTTCCATATAGGAAATAGAGATGGTTTGGCTTATTGGTTGGAATTTAAAAATGATGAGGAATTTCGAACCTTTGATTACGGTTCGATATCTGGGGGAAGTGCTTTCAAATATGTGATGTTCAAGCGAAACTTAGATAACGAATGGGTAACCGGAAACCCAAAAAATCAAAGAGTTCTGTCATTAAATGAAGCTGTGTCTTTGGCCAGAGAATTGAGAGACATATTAATATATGGTTCAGATGTTATCAGACAATTTTCAGGTTCGAATATAGATATTGATGATTATAAAGAGCTTCAAAAGAAATTTGATGAAAATATGAAACACAATATGAACAGATTAGCATGGGTACATAAATATTATCATATGATTTATCCCGACGTAATAGATGATTTTCATTCGGCTAAATTTCAAAGGCATGGGTTGATTTATTGTGGAATTGTACCGACAAAAGAAGACAATTTATATGAAATGGCTGGTTACTTCAGGTTAATTGCCGATAAATGCAAATTACCGGTAAATTATGTGACTGCTGCCATCAATGAATTATCCGGTCCTCCTGTTAACTATTTCAGAATTGGGACAGGAGACAATAACGAGAATTACTGGTCCGATATGAGATCAAACTCTTATGTTGCTATTGGCTGGTCGGAATTAGGTGATTTGAATTCCTACAGCCAAAGCGAAAATATGAGAAATGAGATTCAAGAGAGGCTCATTAGTTTATACAAATACAATAATACCACAGCCAGCGTAAAAGCGGGAGAAATTGTAAGGTTTTATAAGGGAATTGAAATAGGTGACATTGTAGTGGCTGTGTCCGGGGAAAGGGTCTATGGGATTGGTAAGGTTACAGGTAATTATGAATATATAAAAGACAGGCGTTATTCCCACTGTAAAAGCGTCAATTGGCTCAGGATTTTTAACGAACCGGTTAAACTTCCGAAACCCGGTGCGGGAAAACTGACCACTTGTTTCACCTATAAAGATATAGAAAATATTATGGAAATCAATAGACTTATTAGTGAAAAAGAAGTTAAAGGTGAAGAATCAAAAGAGTTGCTGCCTCCACTTATGGGTGTTATTGCTGACATTGAAAAAGTCCTTATCAGGAAGAAACAATTGATATTATACGGCCCTCCAGGGACAGGGAAGACCTATTACGCGGAAAAAGCTTGTTGTGAGCTTGCATCCAGGAATATATTCAGAAAGCCTTTTAGTTCCCTTTCAGAAGATGAAAAAAAGACAATATTGGGTGACGGCAGAACTGATGGTGTGGTTCGCATGTGCTGTTTTCATCCCTCTTACGGATACGAAGATTTCATTGAAGGGATTAAACCGAGGGTTTACGACAATCAAACCGTATTTGAAATTAGAGAAGGTATATTTAAAAAGATATGTTCCGATGCCTTGAAAAAGCCGAATGTAAATTTTTATTTAATTATCGATGAAATCAACCGCGGTGATATTTCACGTATATTTGGAGAGTTAATAATGCTAATTGAAAAGGGCAAGCGAGGGAAACAAGTCCTGCTTCCACTGTCCAATGAATCTTTTGCGGTTCCGAAAAACGTGTATATTATAGGGACTATGAACACTGCAGATCGTTCAATTGCTTTGCTGGATGTTGCACTGCGCAGAAGGTTCGGTTTTATTGAGTTGATGCCGGATTACACTTTGTTTGAAGGTGTGGAGTTGAACGGTTTGCCCTTGGGAGGATGGCTTAAGGAATTGAACTCACGAATATGCGAATACATTGGAAAAGATGCCCGAAATCTGCAAATTGGACATTCGTATTTTTTGGAGGGAGAAAAACCGATTACTGCTCCCGACAAGTTTAAACAGATCGTTAAGGAAGATATTATTCCTCTTATTGAGGAATATTGCTATGGAGATTATTCCATGATTTCAAAAATCCTGGGTGAGGGTATGGTTGATGTTAAGAATCAGACTATAAAGTTTGAGCTCTTTAATACAAGAGATATTTCAGATCTCGTTACTGCACTGTTATCGCCATGTCCGACACTTCGTGCCGAAACAAAAAGCCATGATGACAGCAATATTGACGAGGAATCGGAGACTAATGACAGCAGTAACGGAGTTGAATAA